The Ziziphus jujuba cultivar Dongzao chromosome 7, ASM3175591v1 genome includes a region encoding these proteins:
- the LOC107434201 gene encoding uncharacterized protein LOC107434201 produces the protein MATSLTNRAASINLFRISSNLLRSFTTTPASLSSQNPSASSSDSKKPKRKKKKNLFEVAQFLPNWGIGYHMAKTHWVGVSYQITKINLYKDGKHGKAWGVVHKGGLPAADAPKKISGVHKRCWRYIPNSNKLPVSEPSVTIPTENAPTAEVQTT, from the exons ATGGCAACTAGCCTCACAAACCGAGCAGCTTCTATAAACCTCTTCAGAATCTCTTCGAATTTGCTCAGAAGCTTCACCACCACACCGGCTTCACTCTCTTCCCAAAACCCCAGTGCTTCATCTTCTGATTCAAAGAAACCCAAgcgaaaaaagaagaagaatctcTTTGAGGTGGCTCAATTTTTGCCCAACTGGGGAATTGGTTACCACATGGCCAAGACCCACTGGGTTGGGGTCTCTTATCAGATCACTAAGATCAATCTCTACAAG GATGGTAAACACGGCAAGGCATGGGGCGTCGTTCACAAGGGTG GCTTGCCAGCTGCAGATGCTCCCAAGAAAATAAGTGGAGTTCATAAACGATGTTGGAGGTACATtccaaactcaaataaattgcCCGTAAGTGAACCAAGTGTTACTATACCAACAGAAAATGCTCCTACGGCTGAAGTTCAAACAACTTGA
- the LOC107434205 gene encoding probable serine/threonine-protein kinase At1g09600, whose product MGCICSKGLLAHQFVAKNHDHGRKKESKSNNCSKQLEAGVGGNDATAQLMSVPPTEENSVLNSISVDEASKKPEVTEKHTKPLLQKRSSMEVGATGGQIQPRLTRIISVSNGERGAQVVAGWPSWLTSVAGEAISGWVPRKAESFEKLDKIGQGTYSSVYRARDLESNKIVALKKVRFANMDPESVRFMAREILIQRRLDHPNVMKLEGLITSRTSGSLYLIFEYMEHDLAGLAARPEIKFSEAQIKCYMQQLLCGLEHCHSRGVLHRDIKGSNLLIDNCGNLKIGDFGLSTFYHSSKKQPLTSRVVTLWYRPPELLLGCTDYGVAVDLWSTGCILAELFSGKPIMPGRTEVEQLHKIFKLCGSPSEEYWKKSKLPHATVFKPTHPYKRSVTDAFREFPSSALSLLDVLLAIEPEGRGSASSALQNEFFITKPLPCDPSTLPKYPPSKEFNAKLRDEEVRRRRVTVGKGQGHESVRKGSRESKVVPAPDGNAQLQASIQKHQGQNNQKTATEKYSLEPTRDTTHGFFSHSGQSMHPSAFGSSRNMNACSSHYMNGEDLRMQESCTHRAASQLSRFSSSVAVRGASKFDGVLQTSVNPHWPEERISARYCHHDNGASSEKHVWSHHLQDRRRSAHKKDEQPLGKESAAVYAPKKSRIHYSGPLMPPGGNLEEMLKEHEKQIQHAVRKARVEKDKTKKSENVQNESVLSHGRKGR is encoded by the exons ATGGGCTGCATTTGCTCAAAAGGGCTTTTAGCGCATCAATTTGTTGCTAAGAATCATGATCATGgtagaaaaaaagaatcaaagtcGAACAACTGTTCCAAACAGTTAGAAGCTGGTGTGGGTGGAAATGATGCGACGGCGCAATTGATGTCAGTTCCTCCCACAGAAGAGAATTCAGTTTTGAATTCTATATCGGTAGATGAAGCGAGTAAAAAGCCGGAGGTTACTGAAAAGCATACAAAACCTCTGCTTCAAAAACGTTCATCAATGGAGGTTGGAGCCACTGGGGGACAAATACAGCCTAGGCTGACTAGAATAATTAGTGTGTCTAATGGTGAAAGGGGGGCACAAGTTGTTGCTGGCTGGCCTTCATGGTTGACCTCTGTGGCTGGAGAAGCAATCAGTGGATGGGTGCCTCGGAAGGCAGAGTCATTTGAGAAACTGGACAAG ATTGGACAAGGAACTTATAGCAGTGTGTACAGAGCTCGTGATCTTGAATCAAACAAAATAGTTGCACTAAAGAAGGTGCGCTTTGCTAATATGGATCCGGAAAGTGTTCGTTTTATGGCAAGAGAAATTCTTATTCAGCGTAGGCTTGATCACCCAAATGTCATGAAACTTGAAGGTCTTATTACCTCGAGGACCTCAGGAAGCTTATATCTTATATTTGAGTATATGGAGCATGACCTTGCTGGCCTTGCTGCAAGACCTGAAATCAAGTTTAGTGAAGCCCAG ATAAAATGTTATATGCAACAGCTTCTTTGTGGACTTGAACATTGTCACAGCCGTGGCGTTTTACATCGTGACATCAAGGGATCAAATCTTCTAATTGATAATTGTGGAAACCTAAAGATTGGTGATTTTGGGCTATCGACCTTCTACCATTCTAGTAAAAAACAGCCTCTAACAAGTCGTGTGGTAACCTTGTGGTACCGACCACCTGAACTATTGCTTGGATGTACAGACTATGGAGTTGCTGTGGATTTATGGAGTACCGGTTGTATCCTTGCAGAGCTGTTTTCTGGCAAGCCTATCATGCCTGGAAGGACAGAG GTGGAGCAACTACATAAGATCTTCAAACTTTGCGGGTCGCCTTCCGAAGAATACTGGAAGAAATCAAAATTGCCTCATGCAACTGTTTTTAAACCTACACATCCATACAAGCGTTCTGTTACTGATGCATTCAGAGAGTTTCCTTCATCAGCATTGTCCCTATTGGACGTCCTTCTTGCAATAGAACCTGAAGGCCGTGGATCAGCTTCTTCTGCACTCCAGAATGAG TTCTTCATAACAAAGCCTCTTCCTTGTGATCCATCAACATTGCCAAAGTATCCGCCAAGCAAGGAGTTTAATGCCAAGCTTCGAGATGAGGAAGTGAGAAG GCGAAGAGTAACTGTTGGAAAAGGACAAGGACATGAATCGGTTAGAAAGGGGTCTAGAGAATCCAAGGTTGTACCAGCACCAGATGGCAATGCTCAGTTGCAGGCTTCCATACAG AAACACCAAGGGCAGAATAACCAAAAAACAGCCACAGAAAAGTACAGTCTTGAGCCTACAAGAGACACAACACATGGTTTCTTCTCCCATTCAGGCCAGTCAATGCATCCGAGTGCATTTGGATCCTCAAGGAATATGAATGCGTGCTCTAGCCACTATATGAATGGTGAAGACTTGAGAATGCAGGAATCTTGCACACATCGTGCAGCATCCCAATTATCTAGATTTTCCAGTTCAGTTGCAGTTCGAGGTGCTTCAAAATTTGATGGTGTCTTACAGACCAGTGTGAATCCACACTGGCCAGAGGAGCGTATTAGTGCCAGATATTGTCATCATGATAATGGTGCTTCCTCTGAAAAACATGTTTGGTCGCATCATTTGCAAGATAGGCGGAGGTCTGCTCATAAGAAAGATGAACAACCATTGGGAAAGGAGTCTGCAGCG GTTTATGCACCTAAGAAGAGTCGGATACACTACTCTGGACCATTAATGCCTCCAGGAGGAAATCTTGAGGAGATGCTCAAAGAGCACGAGAAGCAAATCCAACACGCAGTGCGTAAAGCTCGCGTGGAAAAGGATAAAACCAAGAAAAGTGAAAATGTACAAAACGAATCAGTACTTAGTCATGGAAGAAAGGGCAGGTGA